A part of Myxococcales bacterium genomic DNA contains:
- a CDS encoding S1 RNA-binding domain-containing protein, whose translation MSTELNKEVASENNQSGSVPVKKNRRKGSKKGPRPSVVYGEEELKAVEPHPFWNSVHEGKVVSLKEDGVLVGLPSPDGGEIKVFVPDTELIKKSDLSEGQNIRIYLDDNIPVGEYPISGSQVRAVELDLLVKAREAQEKRESVNGYVIGAIKGGYSVALFANSREEAEEGLGLRAFLPLGRTSLKRNGGLLETEDHLISVQISELDLSRGNIVVSRRELLAQNRKKEVESFFVSHKVGDKVTGTVTAHMPYGAFVNLGPVDGFLHISDISWDKKPRLSRIVPVGKEISAQIIEIDEEAKRVKLSLKELNVDPWQHIEKLYKPGTEVEGTVIAFAEFGAFVKLQDGVEGLIHLGEISWNRIKHPSQRFKIGDVVKAAVLHVDKTARRISLSTKALELSPVERLSSQFPVGSVIKTKVASIRDFGIFVELDEESQGLVPRSEISWCRSDEPLEKIYSIGQEIEVAVLGYDANRQRISCSIKRLSGDPWGQWKTTFKRGSVHKVKVIKVSRAGLECQLDNDLVGFCPWRELADSNDEQSKLNARVGDTIEVVVTNLDVARQRVSLSQKAAVESETKQAYESYLNEQSNGNARTTLGDAFKKIDLNKGKK comes from the coding sequence ATGAGTACCGAATTGAATAAAGAAGTGGCAAGCGAAAATAATCAATCAGGCAGTGTGCCTGTGAAAAAAAACCGACGTAAGGGAAGCAAAAAAGGCCCACGTCCGAGCGTCGTTTATGGTGAAGAAGAGCTCAAGGCGGTGGAACCACATCCTTTTTGGAACAGTGTCCATGAGGGAAAAGTTGTTTCACTTAAAGAGGACGGAGTGTTAGTGGGCCTTCCTAGCCCTGATGGTGGTGAAATAAAGGTTTTTGTCCCTGATACTGAGCTTATAAAAAAATCTGATTTGAGCGAAGGGCAAAATATAAGAATTTATTTGGATGATAATATTCCGGTTGGGGAGTATCCCATTTCGGGCAGTCAAGTAAGAGCAGTAGAACTGGACTTATTGGTTAAGGCTCGAGAAGCTCAGGAAAAGCGCGAGAGCGTTAATGGCTATGTTATAGGAGCCATCAAGGGAGGCTATTCAGTAGCTCTTTTTGCTAATAGCCGAGAAGAGGCAGAAGAAGGCTTAGGGCTTAGAGCATTTTTGCCTCTTGGTCGCACTTCCCTAAAAAGAAACGGAGGCCTTCTAGAAACAGAAGATCATCTTATTTCAGTACAAATTAGTGAGCTTGATCTATCAAGGGGTAATATTGTTGTTTCTCGGCGGGAATTGTTGGCTCAAAATCGCAAAAAAGAAGTGGAGTCATTTTTTGTTAGTCACAAAGTTGGTGATAAGGTGACAGGCACTGTTACTGCGCACATGCCCTATGGAGCTTTTGTGAATCTGGGCCCCGTAGATGGTTTCTTGCACATCAGTGATATTTCCTGGGATAAAAAGCCCCGATTGTCCAGAATAGTGCCCGTTGGTAAAGAGATTTCGGCACAAATTATTGAGATTGATGAAGAGGCAAAGCGGGTAAAATTGAGCCTCAAAGAGCTCAATGTCGATCCGTGGCAGCACATCGAAAAACTCTATAAGCCAGGAACGGAAGTTGAAGGAACAGTTATCGCCTTTGCTGAATTTGGAGCCTTTGTTAAGCTTCAGGATGGAGTTGAAGGCCTTATTCACCTTGGTGAAATTTCATGGAATCGTATTAAGCATCCATCACAACGTTTTAAGATCGGCGATGTAGTCAAAGCAGCGGTACTCCATGTTGATAAAACAGCAAGACGTATTTCACTGTCAACCAAAGCTCTTGAGCTTAGCCCAGTTGAACGGTTGTCGTCACAGTTTCCTGTCGGCAGTGTGATCAAAACTAAGGTTGCAAGCATTCGCGATTTTGGTATTTTTGTAGAACTAGATGAAGAAAGCCAGGGGTTGGTTCCTCGCAGTGAAATTTCTTGGTGTCGAAGCGATGAACCCTTGGAGAAAATATACTCCATCGGTCAGGAAATTGAGGTTGCTGTGCTTGGTTACGATGCCAACCGTCAACGTATTTCGTGCTCTATAAAACGTCTCAGCGGAGATCCTTGGGGACAGTGGAAAACAACCTTTAAGCGTGGAAGCGTTCATAAAGTAAAAGTGATTAAGGTTTCGCGGGCTGGCCTTGAATGTCAGCTTGATAATGATTTGGTAGGATTTTGTCCTTGGCGTGAGTTGGCTGATAGCAATGATGAACAAAGCAAACTCAATGCTCGTGTGGGTGATACCATTGAAGTTGTGGTGACTAATCTCGACGTTGCTCGGCAACGAGTGAGCTTGAGTCAAAAAGCAGCGGTGGAATCTGAAACCAAGCAAGCATATGAATCATATTTAAATGAGCAAAGTAATGGTAACGCCCGTACTACGTTGGGCGATGCATTCAAAAAAATAGATCTCAATAAAGGTAAAAAATAA
- the queD gene encoding 6-carboxytetrahydropterin synthase QueD — protein sequence MTAEIEKQFRFEAAHFLPEVPKDHQCHNIHGHSYRLTIRVVGTVDENLGWVMDLAELNKAFAPLAKLLDHSLLNNIEGLQNPTSEMVALWIFRKLEPTLPLISSVTLEATNRVAVTIKKENI from the coding sequence ATAACTGCTGAAATAGAAAAACAATTTCGTTTTGAGGCTGCTCATTTTCTGCCTGAAGTACCAAAAGATCATCAGTGTCATAATATTCATGGCCACAGCTACCGACTCACGATTCGAGTAGTGGGGACCGTAGACGAAAATCTTGGCTGGGTAATGGACTTGGCAGAACTAAATAAGGCTTTCGCTCCCTTAGCAAAACTCCTTGATCACTCATTGCTGAACAATATTGAGGGATTACAAAATCCCACAAGCGAAATGGTAGCGCTCTGGATTTTTCGCAAACTAGAACCAACTCTCCCCTTAATTTCATCGGTCACTTTGGAAGCTACTAACCGTGTTGCGGTAACAATTAAAAAAGAAAATATTTAA
- a CDS encoding C40 family peptidase → MSYYNRKFLGYILACLLSTTFMLSSCKTVNSLAVAHSFALKIKKLSSEDRSLITKIAQRSIGKHSITTPKRSFRADCSGTIRGIFFKAQIPLGGILKTKSDNDVKAIYRFVRKYGEIIKNNPQPGDLVFFHNTYDRSRNGHMNDALTHIGIVEKVEGTLVHFIHHLGRSIIRSRLDLSKPKMTIDPTTQERINHILRRAQGTYPPFTAAQLFAGFGRL, encoded by the coding sequence ATGAGTTACTACAATAGAAAATTTTTAGGCTACATTTTGGCATGTTTGCTTTCAACAACTTTCATGCTGAGCTCATGCAAGACAGTCAACAGCCTGGCTGTGGCGCACTCTTTTGCGCTCAAAATAAAAAAACTTAGCAGCGAAGATCGTTCCTTAATCACAAAAATCGCTCAGCGCTCGATTGGAAAACACTCCATTACAACGCCTAAGCGATCTTTCAGAGCTGATTGCTCTGGAACCATAAGAGGAATTTTCTTTAAAGCTCAGATCCCCTTGGGCGGAATACTCAAAACAAAATCTGACAACGATGTTAAAGCCATTTACCGTTTTGTGCGCAAGTACGGAGAAATTATCAAAAATAATCCTCAACCTGGCGATTTAGTTTTTTTTCACAATACCTACGATCGAAGCAGAAATGGACATATGAATGATGCGCTTACTCATATTGGAATTGTAGAAAAAGTTGAAGGAACTCTCGTTCATTTTATTCACCATCTAGGCCGTTCAATCATACGATCGCGCCTTGACCTTTCAAAACCAAAAATGACTATTGATCCTACGACTCAAGAAAGAATAAATCATATATTACGTAGAGCCCAGGGTACTTATCCTCCATTTACGGCTGCTCAACTTTTTGCCGGATTTGGCAGACTCTAA
- a CDS encoding RNA methyltransferase: protein MSEKTIKSKTNPIIKKWVRLRSKREERLKENAAIVIGSHVIRELISVLSPRLIIIRENAPIPKDAPWTRASDEIIQKICALPMLPDWIAEFPLPQNSSFDKCQRLLILDQVKDPGNLGTILRTSLAFGWHHIFLLNQSADPFAPKALQASKGACFRLNIKIGTIDDLKKIIAQNSLNVYIADLKGAPPKTSNTIKPLALVLGSEVKGISEQMYQLGHKVSLPMTQESESLNVAIAGAILMYLWRA from the coding sequence ATGTCGGAAAAGACTATCAAAAGTAAAACAAACCCAATCATAAAAAAATGGGTACGACTCAGAAGCAAACGAGAAGAACGACTAAAAGAAAATGCCGCAATCGTTATAGGCAGCCATGTCATTCGTGAATTGATAAGTGTCCTCTCCCCCAGACTGATCATAATAAGAGAAAATGCCCCTATTCCAAAAGATGCTCCTTGGACCAGAGCCAGTGATGAAATCATCCAAAAGATATGTGCACTTCCTATGCTGCCAGATTGGATTGCCGAATTTCCTCTTCCACAAAACTCTTCTTTCGATAAATGCCAACGCCTTCTTATTCTTGACCAGGTGAAAGACCCTGGAAACCTTGGAACAATTTTAAGAACGTCGCTTGCATTTGGCTGGCATCATATTTTTTTATTAAACCAAAGCGCCGATCCTTTTGCCCCTAAAGCCCTACAAGCCTCAAAAGGCGCGTGTTTCCGCCTTAATATCAAGATTGGCACTATAGATGATCTCAAAAAGATAATTGCGCAAAATTCCCTCAATGTTTACATCGCTGATCTTAAGGGAGCACCTCCGAAAACTTCTAACACTATAAAGCCTCTAGCTCTTGTACTAGGCTCTGAAGTAAAAGGTATCAGCGAACAAATGTATCAACTTGGCCATAAAGTTTCGCTCCCTATGACCCAAGAGAGTGAATCACTCAACGTAGCTATTGCGGGGGCCATCTTAATGTATCTGTGGCGAGCTTAA
- a CDS encoding helix-hairpin-helix domain-containing protein, with protein sequence MMRLFDCLIFVVFAVLSTANIFFPKLLLPKHMAKDLCLHESKDFWLTSYSHVCEKKIKLHQASVSDFALINGVSVRKARLIVKMIKSKKKVKIKELMKIKGIGVKTLAKLDPFFEP encoded by the coding sequence ATGATGCGATTATTTGATTGTTTGATATTTGTTGTTTTTGCCGTGCTCAGTACCGCTAATATATTTTTTCCCAAGCTTTTGCTGCCAAAGCACATGGCCAAGGATCTATGTTTGCATGAGTCTAAAGACTTTTGGTTAACAAGTTATTCGCATGTATGTGAAAAAAAAATTAAACTTCATCAGGCATCAGTAAGCGATTTCGCTCTGATAAATGGAGTTTCCGTTAGAAAAGCAAGGCTCATTGTCAAAATGATCAAAAGTAAAAAGAAAGTCAAAATAAAAGAATTAATGAAAATAAAAGGGATAGGAGTCAAGACTTTGGCAAAACTTGATCCTTTCTTTGAACCATAA
- the hutH gene encoding histidine ammonia-lyase has translation MFTLGSQRLNQQNIKSIVYNDELVTIDSENHRRLAALYEKVKTAAISEKAYYGINTGFGALAEQKISQEDQNLLQKNIILSHAVGVGEALDFATAKAMTLLRLNTLIQGFSGASPQLIHNLMTLINANIAPLVPHKGSVGASGDLAPLAHLGLLLLGLGNCYDRRIMSKSESALKRCGLNPLELGIRDGLALINGTQAMAASAIISLIECDKLALLSDITGACTLEALSGHKTPFDKRIHELKPHYGQQITASNMRTALEGSFVQKHIKNPLTQDPYSLRCIPQVHGASKDVIRHVQEIVERELNAVTDNPLIFHDETKDELSILSGGNFHGQSLALALDYLALAMAELANISERRIELLLNDKHSNGLPAFLTPKSGLNSGYMMLHVTATSLVNENKILCHPASVDSIPTSANREDHVSMGMTSANKLRKVIKNTLTVLAIELTASHQALGLRPPCTFGQGVQRLHDELSKIVPLRTCDTLYIDDLSIILEFTQSSQFSILINYIFNKK, from the coding sequence ATGTTTACCCTAGGATCTCAGAGATTAAATCAGCAAAACATCAAAAGCATCGTCTACAATGACGAGCTGGTTACTATTGATAGTGAAAATCACAGGCGCCTTGCCGCTTTGTACGAAAAAGTAAAAACTGCAGCCATAAGCGAAAAAGCCTACTACGGCATCAACACTGGTTTTGGTGCACTTGCTGAACAAAAAATCTCGCAAGAAGATCAAAATTTGCTGCAAAAAAATATAATTCTATCTCACGCCGTAGGAGTTGGCGAAGCGCTTGATTTTGCCACCGCAAAGGCCATGACCCTCCTTAGACTCAATACGTTGATCCAGGGGTTTAGTGGAGCGAGCCCCCAACTCATCCACAATTTAATGACGCTTATCAACGCGAATATTGCACCATTGGTACCTCACAAAGGGAGTGTAGGGGCAAGTGGAGATCTTGCACCACTTGCCCACCTCGGGCTACTGTTGCTGGGCTTAGGAAACTGCTACGACCGGCGCATTATGAGCAAGAGTGAAAGTGCTCTAAAAAGGTGCGGACTCAACCCTCTTGAGCTTGGCATCAGAGATGGGCTCGCGCTCATAAATGGCACCCAAGCCATGGCAGCAAGCGCTATAATCTCGCTCATAGAGTGCGATAAATTGGCTTTGTTATCTGATATAACTGGTGCATGCACACTTGAAGCTCTTAGTGGTCATAAAACACCTTTTGATAAACGCATTCATGAGCTTAAGCCGCATTACGGGCAACAAATAACTGCATCTAACATGAGAACGGCTTTAGAAGGAAGCTTTGTTCAAAAACACATTAAAAACCCACTCACACAAGATCCCTATTCTCTGCGCTGCATTCCCCAGGTTCACGGAGCGAGCAAAGATGTAATAAGACATGTCCAAGAAATTGTTGAACGCGAACTTAATGCGGTTACTGACAATCCACTGATATTCCATGATGAAACAAAGGATGAGCTTTCAATTCTAAGTGGCGGAAATTTTCATGGACAGTCTCTAGCTCTTGCTCTTGATTACTTGGCCTTGGCAATGGCTGAGCTTGCAAATATATCTGAACGACGTATCGAACTCTTGCTTAACGACAAACATTCCAATGGATTGCCCGCTTTTTTGACCCCTAAGAGCGGACTCAACAGCGGCTACATGATGTTGCATGTTACAGCAACTTCCTTAGTAAATGAAAATAAGATTCTCTGTCACCCCGCCAGTGTTGACAGCATTCCAACCTCAGCTAACCGCGAAGATCACGTCTCAATGGGTATGACAAGTGCTAATAAACTCAGAAAGGTTATAAAAAACACTTTAACGGTATTGGCCATTGAGCTTACGGCCTCTCATCAAGCACTAGGACTCCGTCCACCTTGCACATTTGGTCAAGGCGTTCAACGTCTGCACGATGAGTTGAGTAAAATTGTGCCGCTGAGAACGTGCGATACTCTCTATATAGACGACCTATCTATTATTTTAGAGTTTACACAATCATCTCAATTTTCAATTTTAATAAACTATATTTTCAACAAAAAATAG
- the infA gene encoding translation initiation factor IF-1 — protein MANTDNIEVDGTVVEVLPNGHFRVKLENGHVVLAYTSGKMRKHFIRIVLNDKVRVALSPYDLGKGRVIFRTK, from the coding sequence ATGGCAAACACAGATAATATTGAAGTTGACGGTACGGTGGTGGAGGTTTTACCCAATGGGCATTTTAGAGTGAAGCTTGAAAATGGTCATGTCGTTTTAGCTTATACTTCCGGGAAGATGAGGAAGCATTTTATTAGGATAGTGCTTAATGATAAAGTAAGGGTTGCTTTATCTCCCTATGATCTCGGTAAGGGTAGGGTTATATTTAGAACAAAATAG
- a CDS encoding Rne/Rng family ribonuclease, whose protein sequence is MSKEIIINASMAEEVRIAILEKGRLIDLDIETSVKAKHKGNIYKGIISNIEDGLDAAFVEIGEERQAFLPLSEIRPSIYPDSLKNKKKVKISDVLSRGQEVVVQVTKDEIGTKGAAVSTYLSLPGRFVVLMHSDESGGGISRKIDSESARSAAREMLSRLNVPEHMAVIIRTAGMSGTKSDLFRDFRLLCETWQQIDKGAQLGRAPTLLYREPDIVIRTIRDYFSPDVSRIIIDDEEEYEEALNYFREYMPDLVQLLDRHRKREPIFHHYGIEKAISELFDREVRLPSGGYVTIEQTEALVSIDVNSGSSTKEEDHEATVYKTNLEAADEIARQLRLRDMGGIVVIDFIDMVSRWHRRDVERRLRDLMHNDKARVKLGRISENGILELTRQRLRQSHSMISRVICSSCGGTGRVRDAQGLSLAALRRIAGYLAKKRVQLSKLTVKAPVEVANLLNNKKRKDLLALSESYELEIEILGDIKLSESQIEFSEERRGYAGLRAKTPSREYWDNQEQSSHNRRSKNSFGSGESHNKNRHDFPPPSIGPVPTLIEIDECEKALDVDLQQQAISKEESVNHFDDPLTEALFGMAPSENLEDLLKRIAPESTIGDDVHEERPEIVFNGDQAIDIDMLDEEYKSPLASEDTTSAQEKSAQSERRRSSSRRRNYRSRKLQAHRNNDKYLASHKASSSEQGPKSDPNSKDKNEGLNK, encoded by the coding sequence ATGTCCAAAGAAATTATTATAAATGCCAGTATGGCAGAAGAAGTTAGAATCGCTATTTTAGAAAAAGGACGCTTGATTGATCTCGATATTGAAACATCTGTAAAGGCAAAACACAAGGGCAATATTTATAAGGGAATTATTTCCAATATAGAAGATGGGCTGGATGCCGCCTTTGTAGAAATTGGGGAAGAACGCCAAGCTTTCTTGCCTTTATCGGAGATCAGACCGAGTATCTATCCCGACAGTTTAAAGAATAAAAAGAAAGTAAAGATTTCCGATGTACTAAGCCGCGGTCAAGAGGTTGTTGTCCAAGTAACCAAGGATGAAATTGGCACTAAGGGTGCTGCTGTATCAACATATTTGTCGCTGCCTGGACGATTCGTGGTATTGATGCACTCCGACGAAAGTGGCGGTGGGATTTCTAGGAAAATTGATTCTGAGTCGGCGCGTAGTGCTGCACGTGAGATGCTGTCGCGTTTAAATGTTCCCGAACACATGGCAGTTATTATTAGAACCGCAGGAATGAGCGGTACTAAGAGCGATCTTTTTCGAGATTTTCGCCTGCTTTGTGAAACTTGGCAACAGATTGATAAGGGCGCCCAGCTAGGACGTGCTCCTACACTCCTCTACCGTGAACCCGATATTGTTATTAGAACGATAAGGGATTATTTTTCTCCCGATGTTAGCCGAATTATTATTGATGACGAGGAAGAATACGAAGAAGCTCTTAATTATTTTCGCGAGTATATGCCCGATTTGGTGCAACTTTTAGACCGTCATCGAAAACGTGAACCTATTTTTCATCACTACGGAATTGAAAAAGCTATTTCTGAGCTTTTTGATCGAGAAGTGAGGCTTCCTTCCGGCGGCTACGTAACCATCGAACAAACTGAGGCTTTGGTCTCTATCGATGTGAACTCAGGAAGTTCAACCAAGGAAGAGGATCATGAAGCCACCGTTTATAAAACCAACCTTGAAGCTGCTGATGAAATTGCTCGTCAACTTCGTTTAAGAGATATGGGCGGTATCGTTGTTATCGATTTTATTGATATGGTTTCTCGTTGGCATCGTCGCGATGTTGAGCGCCGCCTAAGAGACCTGATGCATAATGATAAAGCACGCGTAAAACTTGGTCGCATTAGCGAAAATGGAATTTTGGAACTTACTCGCCAACGTTTGCGTCAGTCTCATAGCATGATCAGCAGAGTTATCTGCTCTAGTTGCGGTGGAACCGGGAGGGTACGCGATGCTCAAGGTCTCTCTTTGGCAGCTCTTCGCCGTATAGCAGGTTATCTTGCTAAAAAACGTGTACAACTTTCCAAGTTAACGGTAAAAGCCCCCGTAGAAGTTGCCAATCTGCTTAACAATAAAAAGAGAAAAGATCTGCTCGCTCTTTCTGAAAGTTATGAACTAGAAATTGAAATTCTAGGAGACATTAAACTGAGCGAATCACAAATTGAATTTTCCGAAGAGCGGCGTGGCTATGCTGGCCTGCGGGCAAAAACCCCAAGTCGAGAGTACTGGGATAATCAAGAGCAATCATCCCACAATCGACGTTCTAAGAATAGTTTTGGATCGGGTGAAAGTCACAATAAAAACAGACACGATTTTCCTCCCCCATCGATAGGTCCAGTACCGACTTTGATCGAAATCGATGAATGCGAAAAAGCGCTCGATGTAGATCTGCAACAGCAAGCAATAAGCAAAGAAGAAAGCGTAAATCATTTCGATGATCCCTTGACAGAGGCCTTATTTGGAATGGCTCCATCTGAAAATTTAGAGGACTTACTCAAACGTATTGCTCCCGAAAGCACCATAGGTGATGATGTTCATGAAGAGCGCCCTGAAATTGTTTTTAATGGAGATCAGGCAATTGATATAGATATGCTTGATGAAGAGTATAAAAGCCCTCTAGCCTCTGAAGATACTACTTCGGCTCAAGAAAAATCTGCTCAATCGGAGCGCCGCCGCTCCTCTTCTCGAAGAAGAAATTATCGTTCTCGTAAACTCCAAGCTCATCGTAATAACGATAAATATCTTGCGAGTCATAAGGCGTCTTCTTCGGAGCAAGGGCCAAAATCTGACCCAAATAGTAAAGATAAAAATGAAGGTTTGAACAAATAA
- the holA gene encoding DNA polymerase III subunit delta: MIAMEQIKQYIKKSSLPKIIAFAGSERALIDEALASIRAFSQKSDQDGLNYYRYRAQEDKPDMVVGTLKTIPFLGDKKFVELHDAEKINANDAKNLIDYITNPSEFSVFILVFNKQDKRNKLFSFLLEKKYLFLFEPLNEKEMVKFIQKEAEHLGVTIDHESAVFLQLSLEGDILAIKSALDKLSLMYENKQPTLEEIAQNVIGDGMLDVFRLARMISEGNLDDSLKELTKLRHRQENALKFLGVLVWQFRVLVHIRDCLERGLPEWDIRKEVSVFGDRFNWMLKVSKQRTINFHINRLTRLLQCDIFLKSQKTSDPMCIIEKAVYQNTNL, encoded by the coding sequence ATGATTGCCATGGAACAAATAAAACAATATATCAAAAAATCTAGTCTTCCCAAAATAATAGCTTTTGCCGGAAGCGAAAGGGCCCTTATCGATGAAGCTTTGGCATCCATCCGTGCTTTTAGTCAAAAAAGTGATCAAGATGGACTCAATTATTATCGCTATCGAGCACAAGAAGATAAACCAGATATGGTTGTTGGTACACTAAAAACCATTCCTTTTTTGGGCGACAAAAAATTTGTTGAGCTTCATGATGCAGAAAAAATTAACGCTAACGATGCAAAAAATTTAATTGATTATATAACTAATCCTTCAGAATTCTCTGTATTTATTTTAGTTTTTAATAAGCAAGATAAGCGTAATAAATTGTTTAGTTTTCTTTTGGAAAAAAAATATTTGTTTTTATTTGAGCCGTTAAATGAAAAAGAGATGGTGAAATTTATTCAAAAAGAGGCTGAACATTTGGGAGTGACTATCGATCATGAATCAGCCGTATTTTTGCAGTTAAGTCTAGAAGGAGACATATTGGCTATCAAGTCAGCCTTAGATAAACTTTCGTTGATGTATGAGAACAAACAACCAACGCTCGAAGAAATCGCACAGAATGTGATCGGTGATGGCATGCTCGATGTTTTTCGGCTGGCGCGTATGATATCGGAGGGAAATCTCGATGATTCCCTTAAAGAATTAACCAAACTCCGTCATCGGCAAGAGAATGCTCTTAAATTTTTAGGTGTTTTGGTCTGGCAGTTTAGAGTGCTGGTTCATATTCGTGATTGCCTCGAAAGGGGACTGCCTGAGTGGGATATTCGAAAGGAAGTATCAGTTTTTGGAGATCGTTTTAATTGGATGCTCAAAGTTTCTAAACAGCGCACGATCAACTTTCATATCAACCGTCTGACGAGATTATTGCAGTGCGATATATTTCTTAAGTCACAAAAAACTTCAGATCCAATGTGTATTATCGAAAAAGCGGTTTATCAAAATACCAATCTTTAA
- a CDS encoding TatD family hydrolase produces MIIDSHCHIHDEKFNSDRDEVIKRAQDENITHLITIGCDIFTTEKAHAVAERYENIYFSAGFHPHEAQFLDDENYQKLRELAQAKKCVAIGECGLDYYYNHSKPKEQEAALVKQIELAHELGLPLIIHLRDAFVPFMDIMEAHLKEGQKVLIHCFSGSLEEAHIHIESGFYISLSGIITFKKPGDLPQVAKEIPLEKLLIETDCPYLAPLPYRGKRNEPHYIHRTLDAVAQARGETLEIIENQIYQNTLDFFNI; encoded by the coding sequence ATGATCATCGATAGTCACTGTCATATTCATGATGAAAAATTTAATAGCGATCGTGATGAAGTAATAAAACGGGCGCAGGACGAAAATATCACTCATCTCATCACCATTGGATGCGATATTTTTACCACCGAAAAAGCTCATGCGGTGGCCGAACGCTATGAAAACATATATTTTTCTGCAGGTTTTCACCCCCATGAAGCGCAATTTCTGGATGATGAAAATTATCAAAAACTAAGAGAACTTGCCCAAGCTAAGAAATGTGTTGCCATTGGAGAGTGCGGACTCGATTATTACTACAATCATTCAAAACCCAAAGAGCAAGAAGCTGCTTTGGTAAAACAAATTGAGCTTGCCCATGAACTCGGTTTGCCGCTCATAATTCACTTGAGGGATGCTTTCGTTCCATTTATGGACATTATGGAGGCTCATTTAAAAGAAGGACAAAAAGTTTTGATCCATTGCTTCAGCGGAAGCCTAGAAGAAGCACACATCCACATTGAATCAGGCTTTTATATTTCTCTATCTGGTATTATTACCTTTAAAAAACCCGGAGATTTACCGCAGGTCGCCAAAGAAATTCCCTTGGAAAAATTACTTATCGAAACGGACTGCCCTTATCTCGCTCCACTTCCCTATCGGGGAAAAAGAAATGAGCCCCATTATATTCACCGTACTTTAGACGCAGTCGCGCAAGCCCGAGGAGAAACTCTAGAAATTATTGAAAATCAAATCTATCAAAACACTCTAGATTTTTTTAATATCTAA
- a CDS encoding iron-containing redox enzyme family protein — MSNFNYWPYDEVSLESSANLDDIVVKTPWLTATTNKARFSQSLVPFLSSKLHGKSLSPQDIPAVNEFFKHFHQLPFAYILPTPKLSHSLDAHHIKDQCLLHENIKEILSQALKTPLADEQPLSCIEVESVLHIIDRNDWQWDHEGAIAFATINNSVHPESLFSIARRFHLLELIENDSGKKDFQSIKKFAGEQFLNAIARVVRQNHYVTLHCQKALLPALLLAQSASAHVQEFIDEERDHDKILSKALRHLGFEPNEIPVMSETKALMLVLHYCAHRNFLAFTMAIDAFERSNYQEVDPMAKLLEEKGFNDSARFINLHMKINDEGGHENVALNFLQHMDLCSPHYAQEALRLMELISLLMCSITKSTYRSLLVT, encoded by the coding sequence ATGAGTAATTTTAACTACTGGCCTTACGATGAAGTATCGCTCGAATCCTCTGCCAATCTCGATGATATTGTAGTGAAAACTCCGTGGCTTACAGCCACTACCAATAAAGCTCGATTCAGTCAGAGTCTTGTTCCATTTCTTAGCAGTAAACTGCATGGCAAAAGTTTGAGTCCTCAAGATATACCGGCAGTAAATGAATTCTTTAAACATTTCCATCAACTACCTTTTGCATATATTTTGCCCACACCAAAACTAAGTCACTCACTCGATGCTCATCACATAAAAGATCAATGTCTATTGCACGAAAATATCAAAGAAATTCTAAGCCAGGCGCTCAAGACACCTCTTGCTGATGAACAGCCACTATCATGCATTGAAGTTGAGTCAGTGCTGCACATAATAGATCGAAACGATTGGCAATGGGATCATGAAGGTGCAATAGCCTTTGCCACTATCAACAACTCAGTTCATCCGGAAAGTTTGTTTAGCATTGCTCGTAGATTTCATCTGCTCGAGTTAATAGAAAACGATAGTGGAAAAAAAGATTTTCAAAGCATAAAAAAATTTGCGGGTGAGCAATTTTTAAATGCCATTGCTCGCGTTGTGAGGCAAAATCATTACGTAACCTTGCACTGTCAAAAAGCTTTGCTGCCAGCTCTTTTACTTGCTCAATCCGCATCAGCACATGTGCAAGAGTTTATCGATGAAGAAAGAGACCACGATAAAATTTTATCCAAAGCCCTGCGTCATCTCGGATTCGAACCCAATGAAATTCCAGTCATGAGCGAAACAAAAGCGCTTATGTTGGTATTACATTATTGTGCTCATCGAAATTTTTTGGCTTTTACTATGGCTATCGATGCTTTTGAAAGAAGCAATTATCAAGAAGTAGATCCCATGGCGAAGCTGTTAGAAGAAAAAGGTTTTAATGATTCTGCTCGATTTATAAACCTTCATATGAAGATCAATGACGAGGGTGGTCATGAAAATGTCGCACTAAATTTTCTTCAACATATGGATCTTTGTTCTCCACATTATGCGCAAGAAGCTTTGCGGCTCATGGAACTTATTTCTCTATTAATGTGTTCTATTACCAAGAGTACTTATCGCTCTTTACTGGTCACATAA